GTGTGCTGATCAAAGATGAGGAAGACTGATGCGCCTGCTTCTGGTGGAAGACAACGTACCCCTGGCCGACGAACTGCTGGCCGGCCTGCAGCGCCAGGGCTATGCGGTCGACTGGCTGGCCGATGGCCGCGACGCCGTGTATCAAGGGCGCAGCGAGCCGTATGACCTGATCATCCTTGACCTTGGCCTTCCTGGCTTGCCCGGGCTTGAGGTGCTGGCGCAATGGCGCGCCGCCGCGCTGGCCATCCCGGTGCTGATCCTCACCGCCCGCGATTCCTGGGCCGAGCGTATCGAAGGGCTCAAGGCCGGAGCCGATGATTACCTGAGCAAACCCTTTCACCCCGAAGAACTGTACCTGCGCATCCAGGCGCTGTTACGCCGCTCCCACGGCCAAGCCAACCAGCCAACGCTGCAAGCTGCCGGCCTGCATCTGGATGAAGGTCGCCAGTGTGTACTGCGCGATGGCGCCGAGATCCAACTGACGGCCGCTGAATTTCGCTTGCTGCGCTATTTCATGCTGCACCCCGAACAGATTCTGTCCAAAAGCCATCTGGCCGAGCATTTATATGACGGCGAGACCGAGCGTGACTCCAATGTACTGGAGGTCCATGTCAACCATCTGCGCCGCAAACTGGGGCGCAGCGTCATCGAAACCCGGCGCGGCCAGGGCTACCGATTTGGCGCCACCCCGGCATGAAGTCGATCCAGCGGCGCCTGAGCCTGGGGTTGATCAGCGTGATGGTGATCGTCGGCGTGGTACTGGCGCAGACCAGCCTCTTGCTGTTCGAAGCAGGCTTGCAGCGCTACCTGGAGGCGGGCTTGCGCAACGACAGCGAGAACCTGCTGGTGGCGCTGGTGCGCGGGCCCAACGGCGTCCAGTTGGATGAACAGCGCCTGTCACCGGCTTATCAGCGGCCGTTCTCCGGGCATTATTTTCGTATCGACTTTGCCGATGTCCATTGGCGCTCTCGTTCACTGTGGGATCAGGAGCTGCCCAGGCTTCCGGAGGCGGGGCTCAAGGGCAACCTGCAATTGGGCCCGGAAGGTCAGCAGTTGTTGGTGTTGCGCTCGGACTACAAGCGCTTTGGCAAGTTGATTTCCATCAGCGTGGCGCAGGACTACACACCCGTGCGGGAAAGCTTTCGCCTGATGCGTCAGGTGGGCCTGGTGGTGGGGGTGGTGGCGCTGCTGCTGGTGCTGGTGCTGCAACGGGTCACCGTGCGTCGCGCCTTGCGCCCGCTGGAGACGGCGCGCAACCAGATCGCTCAACTGCAGCAAGGCCAGCGCTCCCAACTCGACACTCAGGTGCCGCAGGAACTGGAACCGCTGGTGGCGCAAATCAACCATTTGCTGGCCCACACTGAAGACAGCCTCAAGCGCTCACGCAATGCCCTCGGCAACCTGGGCCATGCGCTGAAAACCCCTATGGCGGTGCTGTTGAGCGCAGCCTCCAGTGATGCGCTCAAGGATCATCCGCAGTTGAGCCAGTTGTTGCGCGAGCAACTGGAACAGGTGCAGCAGCGCCTCAATCGCGAGCTTAACCGTGCCCGCCTGGCGGGCGATGCGCTGCCGGGTGCGCTGTTTGACTGTGAAAAGGAACTGCCCGGTTTGTTGGCCACCCTGCGCATGATCCATGGTGAGCACCTGGACCTCGCCTATCAGGTCGCGCCGGGTCTGCATTTGCCCTGGGACCGTGAAGACCTGTTGGAACTGCTGGGCAACCTGTTGGACAACGCCTGCAAGTGGGCGGATGCCGAGGTGCGCTTGAGCGTCAGCGAGACGCCCCGGGGCTACCTGTTGGCGGTGGAGGACGACGGTCCGGGCATTCCTCAGGCCCAGCGCGACCAGGTATTCAGTCGCGGCGCACGCCTGGATGAGCAGAGGGTCGGCCATGGCCTGGGATTGGGGATCGTGCGGGACATCGTTGAGGTGTGGGGCGGGGTGTTGCAGTTGCAGGAAAGTGAGCTGGGTGGGCTCAAGGTATTGATCGAGCTACCACGCCGCTAGCACTGACCCACCCCAGTTCAAAAATGTGGGAGTTGGCTTGCCTGCGATAGCACCGACTCGGTTTGCCTGAAATACCGAGGTGTTGCATCGCGGGCAAGCCCGGCTCCCACAGAAAAGCCTGGCTGCATTCAGACCCGAAACTGATCCATCAAACCCTGCTGCTGGTTGGCCAGGCTGTTCAACGCCTGGCTGACCCGCGCCGATTCATTGGCCTGTTCCGACAGCGACTCGGTCACATCGCGAATGGTCGCCACGTTGTTGTTGATCTCTTCGGCCACCGCGCTTTGCTCTTCGGCGGCGCTGGCGATCTGCAGGTTCATGTCGCTGATCACCGTGACCGCGTTGCCAATCTGGTGCAAGGCTGTGACGGCCTGGCCGACTTGTTCGACGCTGCCTTGGGCCTGGCGATAGCTGTTGCCCATGGAGCTGACCACGTCGGTAGTACCGTTTTGCAATTGTTCGATCACCACGCGGGTTTCTTCCACCGACTCCTGGGTGCGTCGTGCCAGGTTGCGCACTTCGTCGGCGACCACCGCAAAACCTCGCCCGGCCTCGCCGGCACGGGCGGCTTCGATGGCGGCGTTAAGCGCCAACAGGTTGGTCTGCTCGGCGATGCCACGAATCACTTCGAGCACCGAGCCGATCTTCTCGCTGTTAGCGGCCAAGCCTTCCACCTGGGTCATGGCGGTGCTCATATCGGCGGCCAGGTCACCAATGTTGGCGGTGGTGCGGTCAATGATGGTCAAGCCTTCGCGCGTCGCCTGGTCGGCATCCTTCGCAGCCTGGGCCGCCTGAGCGGCACTGCGGGCGACGTCCTGGGCGGTGGCGCTCATTTCATGGGACGCGGTGGCCACCTGATCCACCTGGCGATACTGCTGTTCCATGCCGGCACTGGTCTGCGTAGCAACCTCGGCAGACTGGTCGGCGGTGCCGCGGGCGTCCTGCACCGAGCGTTTGACTTCGGCAATAATCGGTTGCAGCTTGTCGAGGAAACGGTTGAACCAGCCAGCCAATTGGCCCAGTTCGTCCTGTTTGCTGTAAGCCAGGCGCCGGGTCAGGTCGCCTTCGCCGCTGGCGATGTCTTCGAGCATATGCGCCACGCCAAGAATCGGCCGAGTCACACTGCGCGCCATCAACCACACCAGTACCAAGCCAACCACAGCGGCCAGCAGGCCCAGGCCCAGTTCCAGCAGGGTGCCCTTGGCATTGTCAGCGTCCAGCTGGGTTTTCAGCGCCTCGGCGGGGGCTACCAGAACTTTTCCCGGTACATCCAGCAATACGCCCCACGACTTGCCCCCTGGGATCGGCGCAAACGGCGCCAGCACCTTGAGTTGCTGGTCGGTGCGCAGGCTGTGGGTCTGGGTGCTGTTGGCCAAGGCACTGACCAACTGCGCGCCGCTGGCGGTGTCGACCTGCTCCAGACGCTGGCTGAGTTTGCTCGCGTCCGGGCTGTAGCCAGCCAGCAAACCGGTGGGGCTGAGGATGCTGACTTGGGTCTGGCCGTCGTACAGCTTCTGGCTGGCCTGTTGGCTCACGGCCTGCAAGCTGTTGAGGTTGATGTCCACCGACAGTGAGGCAATGACTTTGCCATTGACCATCAGCGGGAACACGATGCTGGTCATCAGCACGTTCTGACCGTCGATCACATAGAAATAGGGTTCGATCACACACGGCTTGAGGGTCGTGCGCGGGCAGGTGAACCAGGCGTTGGCTTTTTCACCGCTGGGGCTAATGGAGGTGTCGGTCATGTCGCTTTCAGGCAGCGCCATCGAAGTGATTTTGCCGGGTGTGGGTTGCGACCAGTAAAGGGCGAACCGGCCCTTGTCATTACTGCCCAGTTCCGCCTGGTTGGCAAATAGCTCGTCTTTGCCATCCAGCGCATTGGCTTCGAATACCAGGGACAAACCCAGCAGGTCGGGGTTGGCCTGTAAGGCGGCCTTGACCTGGCGGGTCAGGTCTTCACGGGTGTCGAAGGCATCGAGAAAGCGTTTCTCCGCCTGTTCGCGCAAAAACAGTACCTGGCGGGAAAACCCATGGCCGTACTGGTAGGCATCCATGAACTGCTGACGAATGCCCAATGCCTGCACTTCACCTTGGGCCTCAATGCGCGCCTGGGCGGCTTCGTCGAGCATCTTCATGCTGGACGCCTTGACCTGCTCCGAGCTCTGCGCCATGCGATACAGCGACAGACCCACCAGCAGGGTCACGATCCCCAGCAGGCACAGGCCCGCCAGCAGGGTGATTTTCCATTGAATGGAGAGCTGCCTGAGCGACATCGGGACATCCTTACCTGAAAGCACATGGAAACAGCTTATCGGCCGGCGCCCGTGGTTCTTTATTCAAACGGCCCATTTAAACCTCAAAGCGGCGTCGTTTTTTGACATGAGCGCCTGCCTGCTGCAAAGTGCGCGCCCTCTAATAAGACCTCTTTCAAGCCTGCACGCCGGCAGCTGTTCCCATGGGCCGTGCGCGGGTATGCCTGTCTTTTATGTTTTTGCTTGAGGTAACCATGATTAACGCAGTCATCGCCGCGGTCGGCACCATGCTGGTGCTCAGCCTGTCCCGCGTGCATGTGGTCATCGCCATCATCGTTGGTGCCCTGGTGGGCGGCTTGACCGGTGGCCTGGGGATCGACGCCACGCTCAAAGCCTTCAACGGCGGTCTGGGCGGTGGTGCAACCGTCGCCTTGTCTTACGCACTGCTGGGCGCTTTCGCGGTGGCCATTGCCAAGTCCGGCCTGGCCCATGCGCTGGCAGACAAAGCCTTGCTGCTGGTGGACCGCCAGGAAGCCAGCGGCGGCAGCCACGTCAAATGGCTGTTGATCGGCCTGTTGTGGGTGGTGGCGATTGCCTCGCAGAACATCCTGCCGATCCATATTGCGTTCATTCCGTTGCTGGTACCGCCGCTGTTGTACGTGCTGACCAAGCTGCAACTGGACCGCCGCCTGATCGCGTGTGTGATGACCTTCGGCCTGATCACGCCATACATGTTCCTGCCGGTGGGCTTCGGCAACATCTTCCTCAACCAGATCCTGTTGGCCAACGTGGCCAAGAGTGGCGTGGATATCAGCCAGGTCAACGTCACCCATGCCATGGGCCTGCCGGCACTGGGCATGGTGGTCGGCCTGCTGGTGGCGGTGTTTGTCAGCTACCGCAAAAAACGCGTGTACGACTTGGAAAAAATCGAGCGCGTCGAGCAAGTGGCGGTGCAGTACAACCCGCTGACCCTGCTGGTGGCCGGCCTGGCGATTGCCGCGGCGTTCATCATTCAGCTGTGGCTGGACTCGATGATCATCGGCGCCCTGGCCGGGTTTTTGATCTTCTCGGTGTCGGGCATCGTGCGCTGGAGCGACACCGATGACCTGTTCACCGAAGGCATGAAGATGATGGCGATGATCGGCTTCATCATGATCGCCTCGTCGGGCTTTGCCGAAGTGCTCAAGGCCACCGGTGACGTACGCTCACTGGTGGAAGCCTCGGCGGCGTTTATCGGTCATAGCCGCGGGGTAGGGGCGTTGCTGATGTTGTTGGTGGGGCTGTTGGTCACCATGGGCATCGGCTCGTCGTTTTCCACGGTGCCGATCCTTGCCGCGATTTTCGTGCCGCTGTGCGTACAACTGGGCTTCAGCCCGTTGGCCATCGTGTGCATCGTCGGCACCGCCGGTGCATTGGGCGATGCCGGCTCGCCCGCATCGGACTCCACCCTCGGCCCCACCTCCGGCCTGAATATCGACGGCCAGCACCACCATATCTGGGACACCGTGGTGCCGACCTTCCTGCACTACAACATCCCGTTGCTGGCATTTGGCTGGCTGGCTGCAATGACGCTCTGACGCAAGCACTGCACACCTCCACTGTGGCGAGGGAGCAAGCTCCCTCGCCACACAAGCTCGCTCCTACAGAAATCACTTACTTGGCCGTTAACCTCTCAAGTCGCCACTAACAAGAGAGAAAAGCCATGCGTCTGAGTTTGAAGGCCAAAGTCCTGGCCCTTGCCGTTGTGCCGGTGTTGCTGTTTGCCGTGGTCATCAGCCTCACCACCGTGTGGATTCTGCAGGGCCAGGCCCGCAACGAAGTGGATGAAACCCGCCAGCGCCTGCTCGACGACGCCAAGGCCACTTTGCAAGGCTATGTCGAAGTGGCCATGACCACCATCAAGCCGCTCTACGACGCAGCTGCTCCCGGCGATAGCACGGCGCGGGCGCAGGTGGTCAAGTTGCTGTCCAACACCCGCTACGGCAAAGACGGTTATTTCTTCGGCTACGACTCCGAAACCATCCGCCTGTTCAAGGGCAACAGCCCGGACGGCGTAGGCAAAAGCTTCAAGGACAACCGTGACCCCAACGGTGTCTACGTCAATCGCGACCTGGTCAAGGTCGGCAAGGACGGCACCCACTACTTGCAATACAGTTCGACCCAACCTGGCCAGACCGAACTGGTGCCCAAGCTCGGCTACACCGAATACCTGCCCAAATGGGACATGGTTATCGGCACCTCTGTGAACCTGGACGGCATCGAGGCCCAGGTGGCGGTGGTCCAGGACAAGGTCGAACAGCGTATGCAAGGCGTGCTGCTGAGCATCCTTGGCGTGGCTGTGGTGGTGTTGCTGGTGATTGCGGCGGTGGGCATGTTAGTCGCCAATACCATCCTGCGCCCGCTGAACCTGATGAAAGCCAACCTCGACGACATCGCTGCCGGTGAAGGCGACCTGACCCGCCGCCTGGCCATCACCAGCCAGGATGAACTGGGCGACCTGGCCGGTGCGTTCAACCGGTTTGTCGATAAAATCCACGGCCTGGTGCGCCAGATCACCGAAATGACGGCCCAGCTTACTGGGCTGGTGAGCCAGGTGTCCGACCAGGCCCAGCGCTCCGAACAGGCCATGGAACGCCAGCGCCACGAGACCGACCAGGTGGCCACCGCGATCAACCAGATGTCGTCCGCGGCCCATGAAGTGGCGCGCAGTGCCCAGGGCGCTGCGGTCGCCGCGCAACAGACCGACGCCGAGGGCCAGGCCGCCAAACGCGTGGTGGACGGCAGCATCGCGCAGATTCACGCGCTGGTGAACGATATCCGCAGCAGCGGTGTGTCCCTGGACAGCCTGCAGCAGGATGTGTCGTCGATTGTCAGTGTGCTTGGCGTAATCCGCTCGATTGCCGAACAAACCAACCTGCTGGCGCTCAATGCGGCCATCGAGGCTGCGCGGGCCGGGGAGGCCGGTCGCGGGTTTGCCGTGGTCGCCGACGAAGTGCGCGCCCTGGCAAGCCGTACGCAAACCAGCACCCAGGAAATCCAGGGCATGATCGATCGCCTGCAAAAGGGCACCGAAGCCGCCGTGGACGCCATGCGCCGCTCCAGCGATGCGGGCGAAGGCACCTCGGCCCAGGCCAACGAAGCCGGGGCGTCCCTCGATACCATGGCCCAGTTGATCGGCACCATCAACTCGATGAATGCGCAGATCGCCAGCGCCGCCGAAGAGCAGACTGCTGTGGCCGAAGAGATCAACCGCAGCGTGCATCAGATTGCCGTGGCGGTGGACAGCGTAGCGGATGAAACCCAGCTCGGCGCCCAGACCTCGCGCAGCCTGGCGGACCTTGGCCAACGGTTGGGGCAGTTGGTCGGTCAATTCAGGATCTGAGGTTCTACAAATCGCGCATCAGTAGGCCAAAACGCAGGTCCATCTCGGTCGGCAAGGGCACATACACCGTGTGCCCGTCCCCCGGCGCCACCTCAATGGCTTGCCCCTTGGCGTTGTGCAAGGTGGCCAAGTCAAAGTGAAAGTTGCCGGCGGGCGTCATCAATTCCAGGTGATCGCCCACGGCAAAGCGATTCTTTACCTTGACCTCGGCCAACTCCCCGCGACGTTCGCCGGTCAATTCCCCAACAAACTGCTGGCGCTCGGACACCGAGCTGCCGTTCTGGTAGTTCTGGTATTCGTCGTGCACATGTCGACGCAGGAAACCTTCGGTGTAGCCGCGCTGGGCCAGGGACTCCAGATTGGTCATCAAGCCGCGATCAAACGCGCGCCCGGCCACTGCGTCGTCGATCGCCTGGCGATACACCTGGGTGGTGCGTGCGCAATAGAAATGGGATTTGGTGCGGCCCTCGATCTTCAATGAGTGCACGCCCATCTGCGCCAGGCGCTCCACGTGTTGCACGGCGCGCAAGTCTTTGGCGTTCATGATGTACGTGCCATGTTCGTCTTCAAAGGCCGGCATTTGCTCATCGGGACGGTTGGCTTCCTGTAACAGGAATACCTGGTCGGTGGGTGTACCGACCCCCAGCGTCGGCTGATGGTGCTGGACGATGTCGCCGGTCGCGTTCTCCACTGCCGGCGTGGCCTGGTATTTCCAGCGGCAGGCATTGGTGCAGGTGCCCTGGTTGGCGTCGCGCTTGTTCATGTAGCCCGACAGCAGGCAGCGCCCGGAATAGGCCATGCACAGGGCGCCATGTACGAACACCTCCAGTTCCATGGTGGGTACGTGCTGGCGGATCTCGCCGATTTCTTCCAGGGACAG
This genomic stretch from Pseudomonas synxantha BG33R harbors:
- a CDS encoding response regulator transcription factor, which encodes MRLLLVEDNVPLADELLAGLQRQGYAVDWLADGRDAVYQGRSEPYDLIILDLGLPGLPGLEVLAQWRAAALAIPVLILTARDSWAERIEGLKAGADDYLSKPFHPEELYLRIQALLRRSHGQANQPTLQAAGLHLDEGRQCVLRDGAEIQLTAAEFRLLRYFMLHPEQILSKSHLAEHLYDGETERDSNVLEVHVNHLRRKLGRSVIETRRGQGYRFGATPA
- a CDS encoding sensor histidine kinase, with protein sequence MKSIQRRLSLGLISVMVIVGVVLAQTSLLLFEAGLQRYLEAGLRNDSENLLVALVRGPNGVQLDEQRLSPAYQRPFSGHYFRIDFADVHWRSRSLWDQELPRLPEAGLKGNLQLGPEGQQLLVLRSDYKRFGKLISISVAQDYTPVRESFRLMRQVGLVVGVVALLLVLVLQRVTVRRALRPLETARNQIAQLQQGQRSQLDTQVPQELEPLVAQINHLLAHTEDSLKRSRNALGNLGHALKTPMAVLLSAASSDALKDHPQLSQLLREQLEQVQQRLNRELNRARLAGDALPGALFDCEKELPGLLATLRMIHGEHLDLAYQVAPGLHLPWDREDLLELLGNLLDNACKWADAEVRLSVSETPRGYLLAVEDDGPGIPQAQRDQVFSRGARLDEQRVGHGLGLGIVRDIVEVWGGVLQLQESELGGLKVLIELPRR
- a CDS encoding methyl-accepting chemotaxis protein, with amino-acid sequence MEQQYRQVDQVATASHEMSATAQDVARSAAQAAQAAKDADQATREGLTIIDRTTANIGDLAADMSTAMTQVEGLAANSEKIGSVLEVIRGIAEQTNLLALNAAIEAARAGEAGRGFAVVADEVRNLARRTQESVEETRVVIEQLQNGTTDVVSSMGNSYRQAQGSVEQVGQAVTALHQIGNAVTVISDMNLQIASAAEEQSAVAEEINNNVATIRDVTESLSEQANESARVSQALNSLANQQQGLMDQFRV
- a CDS encoding Na+/H+ antiporter family protein, with translation MNAVIAAVGTMLVLSLSRVHVVIAIIVGALVGGLTGGLGIDATLKAFNGGLGGGATVALSYALLGAFAVAIAKSGLAHALADKALLLVDRQEASGGSHVKWLLIGLLWVVAIASQNILPIHIAFIPLLVPPLLYVLTKLQLDRRLIACVMTFGLITPYMFLPVGFGNIFLNQILLANVAKSGVDISQVNVTHAMGLPALGMVVGLLVAVFVSYRKKRVYDLEKIERVEQVAVQYNPLTLLVAGLAIAAAFIIQLWLDSMIIGALAGFLIFSVSGIVRWSDTDDLFTEGMKMMAMIGFIMIASSGFAEVLKATGDVRSLVEASAAFIGHSRGVGALLMLLVGLLVTMGIGSSFSTVPILAAIFVPLCVQLGFSPLAIVCIVGTAGALGDAGSPASDSTLGPTSGLNIDGQHHHIWDTVVPTFLHYNIPLLAFGWLAAMTL
- a CDS encoding methyl-accepting chemotaxis protein — encoded protein: MERQRHETDQVATAINQMSSAAHEVARSAQGAAVAAQQTDAEGQAAKRVVDGSIAQIHALVNDIRSSGVSLDSLQQDVSSIVSVLGVIRSIAEQTNLLALNAAIEAARAGEAGRGFAVVADEVRALASRTQTSTQEIQGMIDRLQKGTEAAVDAMRRSSDAGEGTSAQANEAGASLDTMAQLIGTINSMNAQIASAAEEQTAVAEEINRSVHQIAVAVDSVADETQLGAQTSRSLADLGQRLGQLVGQFRI
- the yegQ gene encoding tRNA 5-hydroxyuridine modification protein YegQ translates to MPPMIAPELLAPAGTLKNMRYAFAYGADAVYAGQPRYSLRVRNNEFDHANLALGIQEAHAQGKRFYVVVNIAPHNAKLKTFLKDLAPVIAMGPDALIMSDPGLIMLVRQHFAQMPIHLSVQANTVNWASVQFWQQQGIGRVILSRELSLEEIGEIRQHVPTMELEVFVHGALCMAYSGRCLLSGYMNKRDANQGTCTNACRWKYQATPAVENATGDIVQHHQPTLGVGTPTDQVFLLQEANRPDEQMPAFEDEHGTYIMNAKDLRAVQHVERLAQMGVHSLKIEGRTKSHFYCARTTQVYRQAIDDAVAGRAFDRGLMTNLESLAQRGYTEGFLRRHVHDEYQNYQNGSSVSERQQFVGELTGERRGELAEVKVKNRFAVGDHLELMTPAGNFHFDLATLHNAKGQAIEVAPGDGHTVYVPLPTEMDLRFGLLMRDL